A segment of the Nilaparvata lugens isolate BPH chromosome X, ASM1435652v1, whole genome shotgun sequence genome:
GATGAGGTACCTATAGAGAAATGGATGTGAAGAAGACatgagtgaaaaaataaaattataatgtgataataataataattctgagtgacctggctggctggctcaggtctggtatcAAAGTTTCCAGGTCGCACCTAATCCATTTAAGGGCATCTGACATTATTTAACGACACTGCATTTAGGCAGCCGGCACCGACGGAATAAAGCGTGCATATCCTATGCACGGGAGTGACACCAGGGaaatatattgtataataatggTATGGTGAACTAGCATTACTTGAGTTTTCAAAGTTGTATATATTAGCGTGGAATGTGtagtagttttatttatttttttttttggttggCAGTTTCATACCTTTTCTTTTTTCCCATtcttgtcaaattttatgaattataaCACCAATAATAGATATGGAGATTATTTTAGCATAGGAATTTTagcaaaaatttcaagttgattcatcaatataatgttgtataataaattaatggtaAACTGGCATTTTTTGAGTTTTCAAAGATGTATGTATTAATGTTGAATATGTAGGTTTGCTTTTTTTGCAGTTTTTGACCTTTTTGTTTGTTTACacttttatactttttatttttcttttccattcttGTTCATTCGGAATAAGATTTGTTTTTTGTTTCTCACCCAAGCAGGCTCTGTAAATTGTGGGTCATTATCCAAAATGTTAATTTTCGAAATTATTACACTGTAGACTAAGATTCATTCCagcattttcaagtgagtgttGGAATGTATATGCTTATGCTATGAGTAGattaaatgaatgtaataacTTCTAATGTATTATATCTTATGATGGAtaataaacttgatttgatttgatttgaagatgaagatgaaagaTTAAATAtgtatcacaaattgaataaattgatataattatgcCTAAAAAATATTTTGCTTGCATAAGTTAGTAAACCCAGCTGCTTCACTATTcctattaatataatttgttgattttacaaaaataaacagttcaGTTTTAGAACCAAAACGAACCACATTACTTAACTGGTACCGAAACCTTATTTATTtgagtttgtttgtttttgtttaactttgtttttatttgttAGATTTTTGGCTTCGTTTGGATTGCTTCCTTTCACCATGGCTAATGATGAACCTCTTCAATTAGCCTTTATGAATGTGTGGTGTTTGATGGACATGgtcaattcaattcatcaattcacaGGTGAGGGAGGTAAAGGACTTTCTTTGTTCCTGGTACAAATGGATTCCGtatatttacaaaatagttttgaTGATTTGACAATGAATAATTTACACTCTTACTTTCTTATCAAGTTTTCCAATACCATCATCCAATTTGGAAAGAATTCCCAGAACTACTTTTACAGACCGCTGATTGGTACGATGGCATGCAAATGAGAGACACAGGCCTACAGAAAAGCCTTTTGTAAGCAAGAAAAAAATTCATGCATAGAGCTAAATGAAGTGAAGAAGGGCAATTTGCCAGAGACTGTCCATATATTTATCAGCGAAAACATGAACAAAAGACACATGATGGAAAAAATGTTGGACCCAGAAGGATAAATGTAAACACTGTGAGAAGAGTAGAACACAAACCAAGACATCATTCTGACCTTGAATCGAAAGCAGAACATTCCTTTCACTCATCAGAAAGTGGGAATAGTAGTACATACGAGGAGCAGtacagaaaatattcaaaaaacgaTTGGCCCAAACTAAGAGGAATTGATAAGAAGccaaagaaaaattataaacaagATTGAGGATTTGGTTCAAGGAATATAGGCAACAAGAATACGAGAAGAGTGTGCTTGAAGGGTGAACTGcctatattttttgtaaaggacTTGGATGTTACTTGCTTGTTGAACACAGGATCAGATCACAGGATCAATGTACTCATTGATATCTGAAAGAGCATTGAGAAAAATAGACAGTAGCTTAATGATTGAAAGATGCTCCTGTCGCATGTTTACATTGGCAGGAAATAGAGCTCTGACAGGAGAAGTAGATATCTATTTGGATTAGTAGGGATACACTAAATTATGAGAGTGCATGTGgcagaaataattgataaaaagtATGACATCATAATTAGATGTGATGTGATGGAAGAAGTTAAGGGAGCTACTAGAATTCACAAGGACCAATGGATTATCAATTCAAGAAATAAGATTTATAAAGTGAGAAGTTCAATTTTAACAAGCATTCGTATTTATATGGGTTTCATTACTAGACAGGATAAAACAGATGATATATTGACCAAGGGAAGAGCAGAGCTAGCATCCTCCATACTAGACAAGTACAAGGACGCTGTTTATAGCGACGAAAAGTTTTAACTACTACTGTAAgagttcattcaattcaaatgaaatcaTCAAAGCCTATATAAGGTCTAGAAGATATCCACATTCaattaaagaaaatttcaaataacataTTAAAGACATACTCTAACAGGGTATTATTATTAAGTTAATATCATTTTGTAGTCCATTATGGGTTGTTCCTGAAAAGACTGCCCCGAGAGAACCACccaagttcaaagttgttgtAGATTTTAGAAAACAGGTTGAGACAGGTTCTTGATCAGACTGAGTCAGAAAATTATCCCCTTCCATGTTTAGAAAGAACTGAGGAAGAatgacataaatattgtaatggGAGACTTCAACTCCAAAGTGGGGGAAGGGAAAACCTCTGACGCTGTTGGCCCGTTTGGACTTGGAGAGAGAAACAAGAGAGGAGACTCACTGGAACTGTTTGCATCAACACATGACTTAGTTGTAACAAACACATGGTTTAAACAACCCAAGCGCCGGTTGTATACCTGGAAAAGTCCCAGTGACAAACCAGAAAAGGTGATCAGAAATCAGATTGACTTTATTATGATCAACAAGAGGTTCCGAAACAGCTGCATGACAATGAGGACCTACCCAGGCGCTGATATTCTATCAGATCATAATCCCCTGGTGGGAGATTTCAGAATCAGAATGAAGAAGATCAAAAAGAAATCACCCCCACCTTTCGATTTGAGAAAACTAAGATATGAGAAAACAAAGGCAGATGTGATACGGACTCTCAATGATCAGTATGAAGGGACAGACAGAGGTGATGTGGAAATGGAACTGAAAGGTCTACAGAAAATagtacaaaatataaaaacGGATATGCTGAAACCAGAAAAGAGGAGGAATAAACCATGGATGACCAAGGAGATTCTTGAACTTATGGAGGATAGAAGATTGTCAAGGGGTAGCAAAGGTGAGTACTGTAGGATCCAGAAGATCATTGTAAACAAAATAAGAGATCCAAAGAGaaagaaatgattgaaaagtgTGAAGAGATAGAATATTTACAGAGCAAGCATGACGACTTCAACATCTACAAGAAAGTGAGAGAGCTTACTGGGACTGGCCGAAGAAAGACGGGAAGTGTGCTGTTATCAGATAAGGGAGATGTAATTCTATCttggaagagaagaaagaacagTGGACAAAGTACATCGAGAAACTGTTCCAAGACAACAGAGCTGAAGGCATCCCACATGAGATGGGAGAGTGTGGACCGCACATTTTGGAGGAAGAGGTCAATGCAGCAATCAACCAAATGAAGAACGGGAAGGCAGCTGGGCCCAATGGAATACACGCAGAGTTCCTAAAACTCCTTGGAACAGAGAACATAAAACGGTTGACAAGCATTTTCAATCAGATTTACACATCGGGCAGGATCCCAGAGTCATGGCTGAAATCGGAGTTCATCACTTTACCAAAGAAACCAAGTGCCAAGACCTGTGATGACTATTGCACCATCAGCTTAATGAGCCATGTGTTGAAGCTGTTTCTGAAGATAATTCATAAACGAATATACAAACTGTGTGAAGAACAGATAGCGCTGAATCAGTTTGGTTTCTTGAATGCTGTGGGTACACGGGAAGCCCTTTTTAGTGTACAAGTACTATTTCAACGAAGCAGAGATGTTAACTGCAGCGTATTTGCATGCCTTATAGATTATAAAAAGGCATTCGATCGGGTAATACACGAGAAGATGGTGGACATACTCAGAAACATTGGAATGGATTCAGGAAcaattaacataataataaacCTGTACTGGAACCAGTCCGTGGTACTCAAAATACAGGGAGAGCATACGGAGGAGATAAATATTCAATGAGGAGTGAGGCAAGGATGTATTCTTTCACCCATCCTTTTTAATTTATACTCTGAATTCATCTTCAGGGAAGCACTTGAAGACATAGAAGAAGGCATATCCCTCAACGGCCTGTGTATCAATAATATCAgatatgcagatgataccataATCTTTGCAGATACACCGGAAGGACTGCAGGCACTTTTAAACAAAGTTGTACAAGTAAGTGCTAGATATGGACTAGAAATGAATGGCAACAAGACAAAAATTTTAATAGTTAGTAAGGAAGAATTCAATAATGTCCATATCACTGTCAATAACATGAGAATAGAAAGAGTAAAGCACTACACATATTTGGGAatgattatttaaaaatcaCAACATAACTCTTGCCACAAAGGTCCGCATCTTGAGATGTTATGTCTTCTCTGTGTTGCTATATGGAGTTGAAACATGGACAGTCACACAAGAACTTTCTAAAAGGCTGGAGGCCTTTGAAATGTGGCTGTACAGGAGGATGTTGCAGATCTCTTGAAAAGATAAGGTCACTAATGTAGAGGTCCTGCGTCACATGAATAAGAAGACAGAAATCATGAACACCATAAAAAGTCGCAAGTTACAGTACTTGGGTCACATCATGCGGAATGAGAAGAGATACGCACTGCTGCAGCAAATACTCCAAGGCAAAATTAACAGCAAGCGAGGCCgagcaagaagaagaacatcATGGCTGGCAAACCTGAGGCAGTGGTATGACAAATCATCCGCTGAGCTTTTTCGCATCGCAACCAACAGGGTCAAAATTGCATTGATGGTCGCCAACATCCGAACTGGATAGGCACCCTAAGAAGAAGATGTTTAGAAGATATGATTTAGAGGATGAGGGGAGCGCAGGTTTTCAGCACTTGGACCTAAAATATGGTTACCATGAGATCAAAATGAGCCCAAATGATATTGAGAAAACAGCATACcatttgtttgaaaaaaatgcTGCATTTACTTTTCAAAGACTTATGGATGAATTCTTGAAAAACATAGATGAGCAAGCaatccaaatttattttcttcttggTGTCAGAAATGTTAGAAAAATGGGACCAAAAAAGAGAAACCAATCAAGAAATGTAGAAGGTGAGAAAAGAGAGCAAGAACAGTTTCAAGGGTCGGTAGCTCAGTTTCAAGCTGCCACTCCAGaggctttcaatttttgggaGCCTCAAGGATGGTCCAGATGGATTAAATGAGTAGATGAATTTCAAGAGTTAggactgacttttttgctcgaaatcccctcccccctctcactTCTCGGccatcccgcctccccttccccccgcccgcAGGgtgggggtgttctaaaaatagatttcccccctctctctctctctctctctccctctccttctccttctccctctccctctccctctcctttttatgaaaatattcgacagcaaatcgaggaAACTGTGCATCATGCTGTTTCTATGGCAGTGAAGTCTATAtttgaggaacttcaggcattgaaggaggagaacaaacagctgcacgatagaattcgtgagctagaggtgtcttgtcacctgaaggtcgacgacctcgagcaatacgggcgccgacattcaatacgtatttttgggatcccggagagtgacaaagaagacacggacctgctggcgcttgatgtcttcaacaagaagctgaacgtgcccgtgactctggtggatgtcaaccgctcgcatcgcgttggaaggcgtcaaccacctcaacaagggcaagctaaacccaaggaccgacccatcatagtacgactctgcagctaccggaccaggaagatgatcttcgacgctaagaggaagctgaagggttccggcgtcaccattcgcgaggatctgactgcggagcgtctcaagatcctcaacgctgcggccgaccgtcatgggcataggaatgtctggtcatcggacgggaggatcaagatctctatcggcgagggaggatccaagagggtccacacagtcgagaggatgaccgaccttcagaAAATagaggtaaattaaatcatttcaggattcgatgactaaggtgcccttcactacaataataggaaattcgtattaaatacatttcacagtagaaataccttggcatttttcatgagctggctttctgttctataaatgaatctttcaactgctatttatgattatatatgaggcaattattttaaactaaggagatccacatttgttaatactgattaataactTATCTttatattaattcccaaaactacgttcaatgcatcaactactatactccagagggtacttagagaatcattatctctattcttactaataattattacatctcttaccaaaattatctccataattaataattttcgaaatgctgaatttcaaataaattggatgattaacatacgttatagatatggatgtaatctataggtaaagatagtaatctcctatataatgatatcttctactgttgccacagcttgaacaatagaagctaatgtgtgaagaattattgatagaacagaggggtaagtagtctgttcatatgcttatataggggctgtgtttcatttaacgttatcttagacattcatcactaaactattacagttctcaatttactacttttatcgttattgcaactcccaatagttaattatacttctaatactatataatattcgattctttcccacattatatcatactattcctcttcaattttatgcggatattattcattatcagttttattatgtatctttcctctattgataactttcttcaaagatttttcgtgtttctgctggcttcttcttctctttttcagtttttactggatcccatttcgctctatctccaccatgaacacgatcttccactactggatttcatctctctctgtcaccacttggactcgatcttccactactggattccttctcgctctacctccacttggacccgattcttccactactggatacctactcgctctatctccacttggaccagatctcccactaccagttcttcctcaatcttcatcttattcaccattaggattattcatcaccgaaactccacacatctacatcttattgtgtttagtgaatttttgaactagtgctttaaatagtgaagggagccgaactgtcaaggcatactgaatgcactcgaatcaagagactttttcatttaggttaaattttatcagtttcatccccatttcccccgtcatgtgtcgtt
Coding sequences within it:
- the LOC111043552 gene encoding uncharacterized protein LOC111043552 encodes the protein MGDFNSKVGEGKTSDAVGPFGLGERNKRGDSLELFASTHDLVVTNTWFKQPKRRLYTWKSPSDKPEKVIRNQIDFIMINKRFRNSCMTMRTYPGADILSDHNPLVGDFRIRMKKIKKKSPPPFDLRKLRYEKTKADVIRTLNDQYEGTDRGDVEMELKGLQKIVQNIKTDMLKPEKRRNKPWMTKEILELMEDRRLSRGSKEKKEQWTKYIEKLFQDNRAEGIPHEMGECGPHILEEEVNAAINQMKNGKAAGPNGIHAEFLKLLGTENIKRLTSIFNQIYTSGRIPESWLKSEFITLPKKPSAKTCDDYCTISLMSHVLKLFLKIIHKRIYKLCEEQIALNQFGFLNAVGTREALFSVQVLFQRSRDVNCSVFACLIDYKKAFDRVIHEKMVDILRNIGMDSGTINIIINLYWNQSVVLKIQGEHTEEINIQ